The genomic stretch TTTGTCTCCTTCCTCGCCAAGGTCTACAAGGACCTCGGATTTGAGACCTGGCGTGTCAAACTCTCCACCCGCCCCGAAAAACGGGTCGGCAGCGAGGAAAGCTGGGATCAGGCCGAGGCGGCGCTTGCGGCGGGTATTCAGGCGGCGGGCTATGACTACGAGATCCAGGAAGGCGAAGGCGCCTTTTACGGGCCAAAGCTCGAATTCGTGCTCACCGATGCCATTGGCCGCGACTGGCAATGCGGCACGCTGCAAATCGATCCCAACCTGCCGGAGCGTTTGGACGCCAGCTATATCGGTCAGGACGGCGACAAGCACCGCCCGCTGATGCTGCACCGGGCCACCCTGGGTTCATTCGAGCGTTTCATCGGTATTTTGATCGAAGAACATGCCGGCAAGCTGCCGTTCTGGCTGGCCCCGCGCCAGGTTGTTGTCGCCTCCATTACCTCGGACGCGGATGACTATGTGCAAGAGGTCGTGGCCGAGCTGCAGGCAGCAGGCGTGCGGGCTGAGGCAGATATTCGCAATGAAAAGATCAACTACAAGGTCCGCGAGCATTCCCTCGGCAAGGTGCCGGTGATTCTGGCCATTGGTCATCGCGAAGTGGAAGAGCGCACCGTCTCGATCCGCCGCCTTGGCGAAAAGCAGACCCGTGTCGACAGTCTCGAAAATGTTACAAAGGCGCTAAAGCTCGAAGCGACCGCGCCCGACCTTTTGTAACATTTACCCATAAAAGCGCATTTGGCGGCCCCCATCTGGGGGCCGTTTTGCTTTGAATTCCGCTAATTTCATTTATTTTCAGACACCTATACTGTATGCTTTTGTCACATAGGCTGACGCAGCCGTGAGACACGCTCTCGTGACTTAAACTCTCCCTCACATCGGGTTAGGTTTTTGGTGTCAACAAGACAGCGAATAAAACAGCGCAAGACCAACACAAAAGGAATTCATGATATGTCGAAAACTTCCAAATCTTTCGCCGTTGCCAGTGCCGTAGCCGCCGCTCTGACCGCAGCTGCCACCATGCCTGCCGCCGCCGCCACCAAGGAAAAGTGCTATGGTGTATCCCTTGCCGGTCAAAATGACTGCGCTGCGGGTCCCGGCACAACCTGCGCCGGCAGCTCGACCGTTGATTATCAGGGCAACGCCTGGACCCTGGTCGACGCGGGCACCTGTGCCGATGTCGAACTGCCCGACCTCGCCGATGGCACCAAGCGCACTGGCTCGCTGGAAGCCCTGGAGCGCGATCTGCCTGCATAAGTCAGCGCTTTAAACAAACCCCAAGAGGCCAGTGACGACGCTGGCCTCTTGGCTCCCTCCTTTGCCGCCTGACTGTCCGAATGGGCCCCCTGCCTGACACCCTCTGCAGACCATCGCATGTGGCTGTTTGCTCAAATGTTTTTTCCTGACCTCCTCCTGCTTTGACCTGATCTGTCCGGTTCGGGTCCGACTGATATGAGATCTGCCATGCTTCACCCCCGCACCGCTCCCTCCCTGCCCAATGCCCCCGGCGTTGGCTACAAACCGCAGCATTTTGCTGAGATCATGGAACAGGCTGACCCGGTACAGTGGCTGGAGATTCACGCCGAAAACTATATGGGCGCGGGCGGGCGCCCCCTGGCCCAGCTGCGCCACCTGGCCGAAAAATTTGCCATCTCGGTACACGGTGTTGGTCTGTCGATTGGTGGAGAGGCCCCTCTGGACCCAGAGCACCTGGCCCGCTTGAAACACCTGCTGGGCTGGCTCAATCCAGCCAGCTTTTCCGAACATCTCGCATGGTCGACCCATGAGGGACAGTTCTACAACGACCTGCTGCCGCTGCCCTATACCGATGCAACGCTCGACCGGGTCTGCAGCCATATTGATCAGCTGCAAGAGGCGATCGGCCGCCCAATGCTGCTGGAAAACCCCTCCAGCTACCTCGCCTTTGCCGAGAGCACCTGGTCAGAGCCGGATTTTCTGGCTGAGATCAGCCAACGCACCGGCTGCGGATTGCTGCTGGACGTGAACAATGTCTTTGTTTCGGCCACCAATCTGGAGTTCTCTCCGCAGGGCTATATTGATGCCTTCGCCTTGGACAAGGTGGGGGAAATCCACCTCGGGGGGCACGACGAAGATACGGATGATCAGGGACGGCCGCTGTTGATCGACAGCCATGGCCACGCCGTGGTCGATCCTGTCTGGTCCCTGCTGGACTACACGCTTGACCGCGCCGGTCCCAAGCCAGTGCTGATTGAATGGGACACAGATGTTCCTGACTGGCCCACCCTGGCTGCTGAAGCGGAACGCGCCGCCTTTGCCCTTGCCAGCCTCCCCACCACGACCACAGCCACCGCAACACAGCACGTTCCGGCATGAGCAGAACCACAAAACCCCAGGGACCTGCGGTCGATCAGGCCCAGTTCATCACAGCGCTGATGGATGCTGCCGTGCCGGTGCCCGCCGGTCTGGTTGATCAGGCGGCAGAAGCGGCAGGTCGGCGGTTTTCCGTTTACCGCAATAATGTCGCGGTTTCGCTGACCGAGGCCATGCACAGCGCCTTTCCGGTGATTGCCAAGCTTTTGGGGCGTAAAAACATGGATGGATTATCCGGTCTTTATCTGCGCGCCCATCCCCCCAGCTCGCCCCTGATGATGTTCTATGGCGCTGAGTTCCCCGGCTTTCTGGAAGGCATGCAGCAGCTGGATCATCTTGGATATCTTGGGGATGTGGCCCGACTGGAACTGGCCCTGCGCCACGCCTATCACGCCGCCGATGCCACAGCCATTGACCCGTTGCAGCTGGCTGGCCTGTCAGAGCAGAGCCTGTTGCAGGCCAGGCTTTGTCTTGCCCCGGCGCTGCATCTGCTGCGCTCCCCCTGGCCGATCCATTCGATCTGGCGCTTCAACACAGAAGAAAAGGCGCCAAAACCGCAGGCCGGCGCCGAGGCTGTGGTGATCACCCGCCCCGAATACGACCCCCTGCCGCAGGTGGTCAGCGCCGCGGATGCCGCCTGGATTGAGGCTTTGATGCGGGGGGCCAGCATTGGCGAGGCCCTCGGCCAAGCCCAGGACCTAGATACTGATTTTGACCTCAGCTCCCCACTCACCCTGTTGTTGCAGGGCGGAGCAATCACTGGACTTGAAGAAAGCAAAGGGTAACAACATGCACGCACTTGTCACCATTCATAACGCCGTTTTTGGCCTGGTAGAAAAGGCTGGCACCTGGGTGCTGCCGCTGGCGGCACGCTTTGTCTTTGCCGCCACTTTGCTGCTCTACTATTGGAACTCTGGCCTGACCAAGCTGGGCGACGGCATTTTGGGCCTGTTCAGCCCGTCTATTGGCGCCTACTCCCAGATCTTTCCCAAACAGCTCGAAGCCGCGGGATATGATGTGTCCCAATTCGGCATCTTTCATCAGCTGGTTGTTCTGGCAGGCACATATGCCGAATTCATCCTGCCCCTGTTGATCCTGCTGGGCCTGTTCACCCGCTTGGCGGCGCTGGGAATGATCGGATTTGTCATCGTGCAGTCGCTGACCGACGTCATTGGCCACAATGCCACCGATGCAAAAACCCTGGGCGCCCTGTTCGACCGCTTCCCGGATAGCATCATCCTGGATCAACGTCTGTTCTGGGTCTTTGTTCTTGCCGTTCTGGTGATCAAAGGCGCAGGTGCGCTGTCCTTGGACCGGATCATCAAGCGCCGCCTTGAAACTGAGGCGATGTAATCTTTCATAAAGCACGAATAAAGGCGCCCTGCTCCCGGCAGCGGCGCCTTTTTTATGTCTTAACACGACCGCCCCAAAGCCCCGCGGTTTCACCCCTTCAGCAAGGCCGCCTGTGTTGCCTTGTCCCAGCCCAGAAACAGGCCATCAGCGGTCTGAATCAATGGACGTTTCATCAAGGTCGGATGCTGTTGCAACAGGTCAATTGGTGCGCCGGCGCGCTCATCTTCGCTCAGCCCGCGCCAAGTGGTTGACCGGGTATTTACCACTTTGTCGCCAAACTGCGCCAGCGCCTCTGCCAACAGCTCTGTTGGCACACCTTCGCTTCGGACATCCACCAGGCCCGCGTCAGGCAATTGTTTCAACGCCTTACGACAGGTATCGCAGTTCTTTAAGCCATAAAGGATCATCAATCTTCCTTCCTCAGCGTGGCAATGAGCACAATCTAAAGAAGAATACCCATAGCCACTTGATTTATTTCCCCTGCATGCAACAGTTGCAACAGGGCTGACACACAGGTCGGCACTGGTGTGGCCTGCATGTCAGCAGACTACGTTTGAAAACAATGGGCTGCCTGTCGCAAACCCCGAAATTCTCTGGGCTGCCCCAGAACAATACATAAGTAGAAGGAGACACGGGAAATGCCAAGCGGCACCGTGAAATGGTTTAACACAACCAAAGGATTTGGCTTCATTGAACCCGACGGCGGCGGAAGTGACGTCTTTGTGCATATCTCTCAGGTTGAGCGGTCCGGCCTCACCGGTCTCGCTGACAATATGAAAGTTGACTATGAGCTCACCGAGGGGCGCGATGGCCGACAAATGGCGGGAGAAATCAAACCCCTTCAGAGCTCCAACTAATCTGAGAGACTCGCCCTGGGGCCTTGCCCCAACCGCACGGCCTGCTGGTTCAAGCCTCTGCACATGCGCGTTGCCGACAGTGCGCCCCTTCAGCGGTTGCTTGGAGGCAGCTTGCGTTCAGCAACGCTCAAATCCGCTCCTCCCAGCCGACCGTCAAGACTTAGGTAGGAACGGGTAAAGCGCCCTCTTAGCGGCCAGAATGGATGCGCAGATATTCCACCATGACGCAGGCCGGATCTGCGGGGCGCAGCTGGGTGGAGCCCTGCCGTTGCCACTCCGCCTCTGGTATCTCAGGAAAGAACGTATCTGCGCCCTCGACCTCTACCGCGACCTCGGTAATCAACAGCCGATCAGCGATCTGCATCATTTCGCGGTAAATCCCCGCGCCGCCAATCCCGTAAACCCGACGATAGCCCTGTGCATAGGCCGCTGCAACGGCCTCAGCGACTGAGCCATGCACCTCATCTGCGGCCTCGGGGTTGGAAGACACCACCAGGTTCAGGCGGTTTTTCAAGGGCTTGAACGGCAGACTGTCCCAGGTATTGCGCCCCATGACAATGGCCCCGCCAAGGGTTTCACGCTGAAAAGCCTTAAGATCCTCGGGGGCATGCCAGGGAATGGTATTGTCCTTGCCAATAGCACCATTCCGGTCGCGGGCAACAATCAGGGTAATCATTCTACGGTCTGCCTTGAAACAGCGCCCCGCCTGCGGTGGGGGTGGATGAAACGACAAAAGGCGAGCGGCGCCTGACGAGCAGTTTTACACAGCGACGGGGGCCTTGATGCCCGGATCGGGATCATAGTTCAGGAACTCAAAATCATCATAGGTAAAATCAAAAATCGACGAGACCTGCCGTTTGATCCGGATCTGTGGCAGCGGCTTAGGGCTGCGCGACAGCTGTAGTGCCACCTGGTCCTGATGATTTGAATAGATATGCGCATCGCCAAAACTGTGGACAAAGTCCCCCGGCTCATAGCCCGTCACATGGGCCAGCATCACCTGCAACAAGGCGTAGGAGGCAATATTGAAGGGCACCCCAAGAAACATATCCGCCGAACGCTGATACAGTTGCAGATGCAGCTTGCCGCCTAACACCCGAACCTGCCACAGCGTATGGCAGGGCGGCAGCGCCATATCCGGCACATCGCCAGGGTTCCAGGCGGAAACAATCAGACGGCGGCTGTCTGGGCTGGTTTTGATCATCTCTACCAGGTCGGCGATCTGATCAACCGAACCAGCGCGATAGAGCGGCTCATCCCCGGTGGTGCCGGGCACCAGCTCCAGTTTTGGAAAGCTGCGCCACTGGTGGCCATAAACCGGCCCGAGGTCACCGTTTTCATCAGCCCATTCGTCCCAGATTGAGACCCCATTGTCTTTGAGATACTTGATATTGGTATCGCCGGACAGGAACCACAAAAGCTCATGTATGATTGAGCGCAGATGCAGCTTTTTGGTGGTCACCAGCGGAAAACCATCCGCCAGAGGGTATCGTGTCTGCATACCAAAACAAGAGATCGTACCGGTGCCAGTGCGATCGCTGCTGGGCACCCCGGTTTCCAGAATTTGGCGCAAGGCCGCGTGATATTGCTGCACAGTGATCCCTCTTTGACACTCGATGCCTGTCCTGCAGTCATAGCGGGGAGTGACCCCAAATAACAAGCCGATGCGTAGCGGCGGATTGGCACCAGCTGCACAGTCATGCAGTACACACAGGGCGCTAAAGGCGGCGGTGGCCACCGTTCTGCCTTCACGTCCTGGCGCCTAGATGTGGAAACTCCAAACCTTCCGGCCCTGCGAATCGATTGGATCTGGCCTATAGTGTCGGCAAGTTGTACCAAGCAAAATAAACTCTCCGAAAAATCTTCGCCCTCACACCTTGGGTGAGGAGATGTCAAACGATCAAGGAACCTCGCACATGGCGCTTACTTATTTGCACGTAATGGTTCGGGTGAAAGACCTGGAAAAATCCAGAGCATTTTATGAACTTCTGGGACTGCGCGAAACCCGGCGCTACGACAGCGAAAAGGGCCGTTTCACCCTGCTCTATCTGGCCGCCCCCGGTCAGGAAGAAACCCCGGTAGAGCTGACCTATAACTGGGATGGCGACGAGGGCCTGCCGAGTGACAGCCGTCACTTTGGCCACCTGGCCTATGGGGTCGATAATATCTATGAAACCTGCCAGTTTTTGCAGGACAACGGCGTCACCATCAACCGCCCCCCCCATGACGGGCGCATGGCCTTTATTCGCTCGCCCGACAATATCTCAATCGAGCTGCTGCAAAATGGCGAGGCCCTGGAGCCAGCAGAGCCCTGGTCCAGCATGGCAAACACAGGCCACTGGTAAGACCGGCCACTGGTAAGACAGGCCACTGGTAAAACCGGCCACAGGCAGAACCAGCCCCGGCGTTCTGCCTCTGCGATAACAGGCAGGCAGATATAAGAACGCACCGCCAGTCCAGTTAGGACTTTGCGGTGCGTTTTATAGCGAACCCGAATTCTTCAAGTCTAGATGCGACTGGTGTTCAGCCGAATCAGGATTATTTGGATATGGGCGGTGCATTTCTTGCCCACCCAGGTCTTTTCTCAGGGAGCTTCCGCACCCAAAGATCTGTTTTTAATAGATATAGCGGATCTGATCCGACCAATACCGTTCCACACGCTTCAGCGAGCTTGTGATGTCAGCGATGCCTTCGCGGCTGATAACATCCTTGCCCTCTAGGCCTTCGGCGTGGCGTGCAAAGAGGCCCGCGACGATATCGCGGATCTCGCGACCGCGTGGCGTCAGGCGAACCC from Phaeobacter sp. G2 encodes the following:
- a CDS encoding DUF2282 domain-containing protein: MSKTSKSFAVASAVAAALTAAATMPAAAATKEKCYGVSLAGQNDCAAGPGTTCAGSSTVDYQGNAWTLVDAGTCADVELPDLADGTKRTGSLEALERDLPA
- a CDS encoding DUF692 domain-containing protein, giving the protein MLHPRTAPSLPNAPGVGYKPQHFAEIMEQADPVQWLEIHAENYMGAGGRPLAQLRHLAEKFAISVHGVGLSIGGEAPLDPEHLARLKHLLGWLNPASFSEHLAWSTHEGQFYNDLLPLPYTDATLDRVCSHIDQLQEAIGRPMLLENPSSYLAFAESTWSEPDFLAEISQRTGCGLLLDVNNVFVSATNLEFSPQGYIDAFALDKVGEIHLGGHDEDTDDQGRPLLIDSHGHAVVDPVWSLLDYTLDRAGPKPVLIEWDTDVPDWPTLAAEAERAAFALASLPTTTTATATQHVPA
- a CDS encoding DNA-binding domain-containing protein; translation: MSRTTKPQGPAVDQAQFITALMDAAVPVPAGLVDQAAEAAGRRFSVYRNNVAVSLTEAMHSAFPVIAKLLGRKNMDGLSGLYLRAHPPSSPLMMFYGAEFPGFLEGMQQLDHLGYLGDVARLELALRHAYHAADATAIDPLQLAGLSEQSLLQARLCLAPALHLLRSPWPIHSIWRFNTEEKAPKPQAGAEAVVITRPEYDPLPQVVSAADAAWIEALMRGASIGEALGQAQDLDTDFDLSSPLTLLLQGGAITGLEESKG
- a CDS encoding DoxX family membrane protein, with amino-acid sequence MHALVTIHNAVFGLVEKAGTWVLPLAARFVFAATLLLYYWNSGLTKLGDGILGLFSPSIGAYSQIFPKQLEAAGYDVSQFGIFHQLVVLAGTYAEFILPLLILLGLFTRLAALGMIGFVIVQSLTDVIGHNATDAKTLGALFDRFPDSIILDQRLFWVFVLAVLVIKGAGALSLDRIIKRRLETEAM
- a CDS encoding arsenate reductase, which encodes MILYGLKNCDTCRKALKQLPDAGLVDVRSEGVPTELLAEALAQFGDKVVNTRSTTWRGLSEDERAGAPIDLLQQHPTLMKRPLIQTADGLFLGWDKATQAALLKG
- a CDS encoding cold-shock protein; translated protein: MPSGTVKWFNTTKGFGFIEPDGGGSDVFVHISQVERSGLTGLADNMKVDYELTEGRDGRQMAGEIKPLQSSN
- a CDS encoding dihydrofolate reductase, which codes for MITLIVARDRNGAIGKDNTIPWHAPEDLKAFQRETLGGAIVMGRNTWDSLPFKPLKNRLNLVVSSNPEAADEVHGSVAEAVAAAYAQGYRRVYGIGGAGIYREMMQIADRLLITEVAVEVEGADTFFPEIPEAEWQRQGSTQLRPADPACVMVEYLRIHSGR
- a CDS encoding thymidylate synthase gives rise to the protein MQQYHAALRQILETGVPSSDRTGTGTISCFGMQTRYPLADGFPLVTTKKLHLRSIIHELLWFLSGDTNIKYLKDNGVSIWDEWADENGDLGPVYGHQWRSFPKLELVPGTTGDEPLYRAGSVDQIADLVEMIKTSPDSRRLIVSAWNPGDVPDMALPPCHTLWQVRVLGGKLHLQLYQRSADMFLGVPFNIASYALLQVMLAHVTGYEPGDFVHSFGDAHIYSNHQDQVALQLSRSPKPLPQIRIKRQVSSIFDFTYDDFEFLNYDPDPGIKAPVAV
- a CDS encoding VOC family protein, yielding MALTYLHVMVRVKDLEKSRAFYELLGLRETRRYDSEKGRFTLLYLAAPGQEETPVELTYNWDGDEGLPSDSRHFGHLAYGVDNIYETCQFLQDNGVTINRPPHDGRMAFIRSPDNISIELLQNGEALEPAEPWSSMANTGHW